Part of the Augochlora pura isolate Apur16 chromosome 10, APUR_v2.2.1, whole genome shotgun sequence genome, ATCTTATCAATTTCCTCAATTGATAACAAGTCATGCAGCTTCTTAAGTGCAATGTTGCCCACTTTTAATCCATCCACAACCTTCATCTCTACTTGTGCGAACTCTATATCATATACCATGCGCTCCAAGTTCTCGAGCTGTCCATCAGTCTTGGATAACAATTGCTCctggaatttctttttccgcAATAGTAGCAATGCTCGACTAcaatcaatatttcaacatgTAATACCTATGTTTAAGCATTATATGGAGTAAAGTACAAAAACAAAGAACCTTAACACATACTCTTTTCGTCCATTTTGTATAAGTTTCTTGGCAAGTAACCGATCGTTTTCGAGCGTTTGCTCTATCCTCTTCCGATATTGTTTGATTTTATCCCTGGTTTGTTTTAATTGCTGTATAAAGAACGATGTTGTAGTAATCTACTGTGCTTATTACTAACAAAGAGGTTAGGAAATTCGCATGAACATACCAGAACAGCTCTGTCCTGTTCGGTGATACGACTTGGCGGTTTCTTCTTTGCGAAAAATATTcccattttcttttaaatgtcGG contains:
- the Vps20 gene encoding vacuolar protein sorting 20, coding for MGIFFAKKKPPSRITEQDRAVLQLKQTRDKIKQYRKRIEQTLENDRLLAKKLIQNGRKDRALLLLRKKKFQEQLLSKTDGQLENLERMVYDIEFAQVEMKVVDGLKVGNIALKKLHDLLSIEEIDKIMDETKEGIDKQKEIDEILLGSLTQEDEGEVVAELDALLAAEVEDKTPEVPADVTLPEEPEIIALPEVPQELPKQKERTKDKIPESIALEA